CCCTTACTCCTATATCTACAGCATTGTTTGTTGTTTTTAATCCTAAATTTTTAGCTTCTTCTGAGAGCCATTCCGCTCCTCCTCTACCTGGTGCTGCTATTACGTAATTCGCCTCTATAATTTTTTCTTCTTCATCATTTTTCTTAATTTTAATACCTTTTACTTTTCCTTTTTCAACTAATATATTTTTTACTTCTGTTAATTCACTAAATTCTGTATTAGTCTTATCTATTAAATAATGGTACATATCCTTTAAAACTCTATATGCTGATTCAGTACCTAAATGCCTTACTGGACATTCAATTAATCTTATATTATGTTTACTTGATTCATATTTAATTTTATCAACTTTTTCATTATTTAACCCATAAACAGTTTTATTAGCTCCAAATTTCAAATAAATATTGTCGCAGTAATCAATAAATTCTTTACAGATTTCTTCTGAATAATATTCTAATATTCTACCTCCAACTTCTGGACTTAAAGATAATTTTCCATCTGAAAAAGCTCCTGCTCCAGACCACCCAAAAGTTATTCCGCATGGATCACAATTTACGCACTTCCCAGTAATTCTTGCAGGACAATTTCTATTCTCTATATTTCTTCCTTTATCTACTATTAAAATGCTACTTCTAGGTCTTAATTTACTAATTTCTAATGCTGTAAAAATACCTGCAGGACCTGCCCCAATTATGACTATATCATATTTATTTTTCATTTAATCCCCTCCAATTAATATGTTATTTATTGATTACATCTAAGTCAATATCTTTGGAAAATATATACTTTTATTTGTGTTAAATCTTTTACTTT
This window of the Clostridium cochlearium genome carries:
- a CDS encoding NAD(P)/FAD-dependent oxidoreductase; protein product: MKNKYDIVIIGAGPAGIFTALEISKLRPRSSILIVDKGRNIENRNCPARITGKCVNCDPCGITFGWSGAGAFSDGKLSLSPEVGGRILEYYSEEICKEFIDYCDNIYLKFGANKTVYGLNNEKVDKIKYESSKHNIRLIECPVRHLGTESAYRVLKDMYHYLIDKTNTEFSELTEVKNILVEKGKVKGIKIKKNDEEEKIIEANYVIAAPGRGGAEWLSEEAKNLGLKTTNNAVDIGVRVEVPNSIMDDLTKDLYEAKLVYYSDTFENKVRTFCMNPGGVVSEEHYDGDIAVVNGHSYSDKNLRTDNTNFAVLVSTTFTEPFNQPIEYGKYIAKLGNMLTGGGIMVQRLGDLLNGRRTDYSRLKKSTTIPTLKAAVPGDLSFVLPDRHLVSIIEALEAFDKIAPGLYSKNTLLYGVEVKFYSSKFHTNNKFETSIKNLYTIGDGAGITRGLMQASVTGIIVARDIDRKL